One Brassica oleracea var. oleracea cultivar TO1000 chromosome C7, BOL, whole genome shotgun sequence genomic window carries:
- the LOC106304886 gene encoding SKP1-like protein 3 — protein MSKKIILESSEGKSFEVDEAVALECQTIKNMIEDDCTDGGIPLANVNSATLAKVIEYCKKHVEAAVEANAGDKDTYGANEDIELKTWDADFVKVDQPLLFDLMLAANFLIIPGLLDLTCKTVADMMRGKTVLQIREIFHIKNDYTDAEEAEVRKENAWAFE, from the exons ATGTCGAAGAAGATCATCCTCGAGAGCTCCGAAGGCAAATCTTTCGAGGTCGATGAAGCCGTTGCGCTCGAGTGTCAGACGATCAAGAACATGATCGAGGACGACTGCACCGATGGCGGAATCCCTCTTGCAAACGTCAACAGTGCAACCCTCGCCAAGGTTATCGAGTACTGCAAGAAACACGTCGAAGCAGCCGTCGAAGCCAACGCCGGAGACAAAGACACCTACGGTGCTAACGAAGACATCGAGCTCAAGACTTGGGACGCCGATTTCGTCAAAGTCGACCAGCCTCTCCTCTTTGATCTCATGCTT GCTGCAAACTTTCTGATCATCCCTGGACTTCTTGACCTAACGTGCAAGACTGTGGCCGATATGATGAGAGGCAAGACTGTGCTTCAGATTCGCGAAATCTTCCACATCAAGAACGACTACACAGATGCGGAAGAAGCTGAGGTTCGCAAGGAGAATGCATGGGCCTTTGAGTGA